The Cylindrospermopsis curvispora GIHE-G1 genome contains a region encoding:
- a CDS encoding type I polyketide synthase, with translation MSADSINTALAELEKLINSCENDLIRFIEARKMNSGNEISTKKVNRQLQQNPIAIVGMASLLPQSRNLRQYWQNIVSKADCITDVPESHWSVKDYYDPNPRTPEDKTYCKRGGFIPEVDFNPMEFGIPPSILEVTDVSQLLSLIVAKEAMEDAGYGEAREFDRESVGVILGVAMAKQLGMPLSARLEYPVWEKVLTSSGLSPEDTEKIVEKIKSAYIKWDENAFPGMLANVVAGRIANRLNFGGMNCVVDAACASSFGALKMAISELVEYRSDMMLTGGVDTDNTIMAYISFSKTPAVSPGENVKPFDAKSDGMMLGEGIAMLVLKRLEDAQKDGDRIYAVIKGIGTSSDGRYKSIYAPRKEGQVKALERAYNDAGFSPATLGLMEAHGTGTMAGDPTEFASLQSFFSKHDERKQYIALGSVKSQIGHTKAAAGAASLVKTALALYHKILPPTINITEPNPKLDIENSCFYLNTETRPWIRGESESPRRAGVSSFGFGGTNYHLVLEEYQQEQQQPYRLHDVASQILFFAPNPSELIKNLETSLQNLQAGDSDRYYSQLVEECRNIQIPQNAARIGFVAGNKADTCKLLALSIDLLKNKQSTLNWEHPQGIYYRASGINLRGKVVALFSGQGSQYLEMGKEVVMNFPTLRRLYGLMDSLLIEDNLQPISQVVFPHPTFNQTEKADQIATLQRTEYAQPAIGVFSAGLYSIFQQAGFKSDFTAGHSFGELTALLAAGVLSESDYLYLVKARGKAMAAPKDPDHDAGSMLAVKEEISKVELVLKNFPKITIANFNSPNQVVLAGPSHEIQKIHQKFQDLGYGAVLLPVAAAFHTPLIAFAQKSFAIATKSVKLLNPKIPVFSNVTAQQYPQESDKIQRILESHLASSVNFTQQIENIYAAGGYCFVEFGPKRILTNLVKDILGERPHITISLNPSTHKSSDISVREAAVQLQVLGMELGNIDPYQLPETFSKEISQKSLNVKLKGINYVSEKTKNAFEKALSDGFKIQGFPQIQPVSVIDKPSEITPVKEVVETVHTSNGNGKRHKQTSIISSLPTDSQMNSANPINSSLRAEEQLPILTYPMVQVLGGKMTTSDKNTEFQQVLASLENLLSQFQNSQSDNLQIHDTYLQHQMEYARTFFQLVQQQNTLFMNNKSTETGETKKSIMDSFERSMMQFHHQQAETLRIHEQYLREQLEHTKNLFHLIQQEYSLLIDGAELTPVIPLQLTDIHTENLREISSPQNPQLTVPEMVVSSTSKTLEVEIPQPIIETQPVITPVPETRVEKPPASVTEIAISSQTKKSAIDIQDIGKSLLSITSEKTGYPIEMLEFDMDMEADLGIDSIKRVEILGGLQELYPDLPKPNLEELAEKRTIGQIVEYLEKQVVTNATTNQINHSEHIVKNVDPKVTPELIIPSPVDIPQSSAISNEYSSIAETLLKITSEKTGYPVEMLELDMDMEADLGIDSIKRVEILGGMQEVYPDLPKPNLEELGDLRTIRQIVSYLQSLVVVEKKNLDFEQIKATAVDLTPPPTVDPNLPRRPVKLKILPEPDFWECQLPGGHIGLVTDDGSLTTTKLVHGLIDKGWKVVVLSFPESIVPERSPLPAGVTRINLANMSEEHLQLLLQSISVQYGKIGAFIHLHPCFSTTNLAYLETEKVIVKHIFLIAKHLKQSLNNAANLEGRVSFCTVVHLDGAFGLDHTENFGIIGGGLFGLTKSLRWEWPKVFLRAIDLSPKLEPHQSAEYIVAELYDSNRYIGEVGYGSKGRVTLVATAD, from the coding sequence ATGTCTGCTGATTCAATAAATACCGCCTTAGCAGAGTTAGAGAAGCTAATTAACAGTTGTGAAAATGATTTGATTAGATTTATAGAGGCAAGAAAAATGAATTCAGGAAACGAAATCTCAACTAAGAAAGTTAACAGACAACTGCAACAGAACCCCATTGCTATTGTGGGGATGGCTTCTCTACTACCACAGTCGAGAAATTTAAGACAATATTGGCAAAATATTGTGAGTAAAGCTGATTGTATTACTGATGTTCCAGAGAGCCACTGGAGTGTTAAAGATTACTACGATCCCAATCCTAGAACACCGGAGGATAAAACCTATTGTAAGCGGGGTGGATTTATTCCTGAAGTTGATTTTAACCCCATGGAATTTGGCATTCCTCCTAGCATTTTAGAAGTTACTGATGTATCGCAACTCTTGAGTTTAATAGTTGCCAAAGAAGCAATGGAAGATGCTGGTTATGGTGAAGCTCGTGAATTTGATCGAGAGAGTGTGGGGGTAATCCTAGGGGTAGCAATGGCTAAACAATTAGGTATGCCATTATCAGCTAGATTAGAGTATCCCGTATGGGAAAAAGTGCTTACAAGTAGTGGTTTATCACCGGAAGATACTGAAAAAATAGTCGAAAAAATCAAAAGTGCCTACATTAAGTGGGATGAAAATGCTTTTCCCGGAATGTTAGCAAATGTTGTAGCAGGACGTATTGCCAACCGATTGAATTTTGGTGGTATGAACTGTGTTGTTGATGCTGCTTGTGCCAGTTCCTTTGGTGCTTTAAAAATGGCTATTAGTGAACTGGTAGAATATCGGAGCGATATGATGTTAACCGGTGGTGTAGATACAGATAACACCATCATGGCTTACATTTCTTTTAGTAAAACTCCTGCGGTTTCTCCTGGTGAAAATGTTAAACCGTTTGATGCTAAATCCGATGGGATGATGTTGGGTGAAGGTATCGCCATGTTAGTTCTCAAAAGGCTAGAAGATGCACAAAAAGATGGTGATAGAATTTATGCTGTAATTAAGGGTATTGGAACTTCCAGTGATGGACGCTATAAGAGCATTTATGCTCCCAGAAAGGAAGGACAAGTGAAAGCTTTGGAACGAGCTTATAATGATGCTGGCTTTTCTCCTGCCACATTAGGACTAATGGAAGCACATGGTACAGGAACTATGGCTGGAGATCCGACGGAGTTCGCTTCCTTGCAAAGCTTCTTCAGTAAACATGATGAAAGAAAGCAATATATTGCCCTAGGTAGTGTCAAATCCCAAATTGGGCATACGAAAGCAGCAGCAGGTGCAGCAAGTTTAGTGAAAACAGCTTTGGCACTATATCATAAGATATTACCGCCGACTATCAATATTACCGAACCTAATCCTAAGTTAGATATTGAAAATTCCTGCTTTTATTTGAACACTGAAACTCGACCTTGGATACGTGGAGAGAGTGAATCACCCAGAAGAGCGGGAGTTAGCTCCTTTGGTTTTGGTGGTACCAATTATCATTTGGTTTTGGAAGAATATCAACAGGAACAACAACAACCTTATCGTCTACATGATGTGGCCAGTCAAATTTTATTTTTTGCTCCCAATCCCAGTGAGCTAATTAAAAATTTAGAGACAAGTTTACAGAATTTACAAGCTGGGGATAGTGACAGATACTATTCTCAGTTAGTTGAGGAATGCAGGAATATTCAGATTCCTCAAAATGCGGCAAGAATTGGCTTTGTAGCTGGGAATAAAGCGGATACTTGTAAATTGTTAGCTCTGAGCATTGATCTATTAAAAAATAAACAATCTACCTTGAACTGGGAACATCCTCAAGGAATTTATTATCGAGCTTCTGGTATTAACTTAAGGGGGAAAGTAGTAGCCCTATTTTCAGGTCAAGGTTCTCAATATTTAGAGATGGGTAAAGAAGTTGTGATGAACTTCCCAACTTTACGTCGCCTATATGGATTAATGGATAGCCTGTTAATTGAGGATAATTTACAGCCAATTTCCCAAGTAGTTTTTCCCCATCCTACCTTTAACCAAACAGAGAAAGCTGACCAAATTGCCACTTTACAAAGAACTGAATATGCACAACCTGCTATAGGTGTTTTTAGTGCTGGTCTATATTCTATTTTTCAGCAAGCTGGGTTTAAATCTGATTTCACTGCTGGTCATAGTTTTGGGGAATTGACTGCTTTACTAGCAGCAGGAGTTTTGAGTGAATCAGATTATTTATACTTAGTAAAAGCTCGGGGAAAGGCAATGGCTGCACCCAAAGATCCTGACCATGATGCAGGTAGTATGTTAGCAGTCAAGGAAGAAATTAGCAAGGTAGAATTAGTACTGAAAAATTTCCCAAAAATTACGATTGCTAATTTTAACTCTCCTAACCAAGTTGTTTTAGCTGGTCCTAGCCATGAAATTCAAAAAATTCATCAGAAATTTCAAGATTTAGGCTATGGTGCTGTACTCCTACCTGTTGCTGCTGCTTTCCACACTCCCCTAATTGCATTTGCCCAAAAATCCTTTGCTATTGCTACTAAATCTGTTAAATTACTCAATCCTAAGATTCCCGTTTTTAGCAATGTTACAGCTCAACAGTATCCTCAAGAATCGGATAAGATTCAACGGATATTAGAAAGTCATCTGGCCAGTTCAGTTAATTTTACACAACAAATAGAAAATATCTATGCTGCTGGTGGTTATTGCTTTGTGGAATTTGGACCAAAGCGGATTCTGACTAACCTAGTTAAGGATATTTTGGGAGAACGTCCACATATTACTATATCTTTGAATCCTAGCACTCATAAAAGTAGTGATATCTCCGTTAGAGAAGCAGCGGTCCAACTACAGGTTCTGGGTATGGAATTAGGTAATATTGACCCATATCAATTACCAGAAACATTCTCTAAAGAAATCAGCCAAAAAAGTTTAAATGTTAAACTCAAAGGTATTAATTACGTTTCAGAAAAAACTAAAAATGCCTTTGAAAAAGCACTAAGTGATGGGTTTAAAATTCAAGGTTTTCCACAAATTCAACCGGTTTCAGTAATTGATAAACCTTCCGAAATTACACCAGTAAAGGAAGTAGTTGAAACAGTACATACTAGTAATGGCAATGGTAAGAGACATAAACAAACATCAATTATCAGTTCTTTACCAACGGACTCCCAAATGAATTCTGCTAATCCTATTAATTCCAGCCTTCGAGCTGAAGAACAGTTACCCATATTAACTTACCCAATGGTACAGGTTTTAGGAGGGAAAATGACAACGTCAGATAAAAATACTGAGTTTCAACAAGTTTTAGCTAGTTTAGAAAATCTCCTTAGCCAATTTCAAAATAGCCAAAGTGATAACTTACAGATTCATGACACTTACCTTCAGCATCAAATGGAATATGCCAGGACATTTTTTCAATTGGTACAGCAACAGAATACCTTGTTTATGAATAATAAATCTACTGAAACTGGGGAAACTAAAAAATCAATCATGGATAGCTTTGAGCGTAGCATGATGCAATTTCATCATCAGCAAGCGGAAACTCTGCGCATTCATGAACAATACTTACGGGAACAGTTAGAACACACAAAGAATCTTTTCCACCTCATCCAACAGGAATATTCACTGCTAATTGACGGTGCAGAACTAACACCTGTGATTCCTCTCCAACTTACGGATATACACACGGAAAATCTGCGAGAGATTTCGTCGCCACAAAATCCCCAACTAACTGTGCCAGAAATGGTTGTTAGCTCTACCAGTAAAACATTGGAAGTAGAAATTCCACAACCAATTATAGAAACTCAGCCAGTTATAACACCCGTCCCAGAGACCAGGGTTGAAAAACCACCTGCATCAGTTACGGAAATTGCTATAAGTTCCCAAACGAAAAAATCCGCAATTGATATTCAAGACATAGGTAAAAGTCTTCTATCTATCACCAGCGAAAAAACTGGTTATCCCATAGAAATGTTAGAGTTTGACATGGATATGGAAGCTGACTTAGGAATTGACTCTATCAAACGGGTGGAAATATTAGGTGGGTTACAGGAATTATATCCCGATTTACCCAAACCTAATCTGGAAGAACTAGCGGAAAAACGCACCATTGGTCAAATAGTTGAATATCTAGAAAAACAAGTTGTAACCAACGCGACTACTAATCAGATAAATCATTCTGAGCATATAGTTAAGAATGTGGATCCCAAAGTAACACCCGAATTAATCATTCCTTCTCCAGTTGACATTCCCCAGTCCTCCGCTATCAGTAATGAATACAGTAGTATAGCTGAAACCTTGTTAAAAATTACCAGTGAAAAAACTGGTTATCCAGTAGAGATGTTAGAACTAGATATGGACATGGAAGCTGACCTGGGGATAGATTCCATAAAAAGGGTAGAAATATTAGGGGGAATGCAAGAAGTATACCCAGATTTACCTAAACCTAACTTAGAGGAATTAGGAGACCTGCGGACAATTAGACAGATAGTTAGCTACCTCCAAAGTCTGGTGGTGGTTGAAAAAAAAAATCTTGATTTTGAGCAAATAAAAGCCACGGCGGTGGATTTAACTCCACCACCTACTGTTGACCCCAATCTTCCCCGTCGTCCAGTTAAATTGAAAATCTTACCGGAACCCGATTTTTGGGAATGCCAATTACCTGGAGGACATATAGGACTAGTTACTGACGATGGTTCTCTAACTACCACAAAATTAGTTCATGGGTTGATAGACAAAGGTTGGAAGGTAGTAGTTTTAAGTTTTCCCGAATCAATTGTTCCAGAACGGTCACCATTACCAGCAGGAGTCACTCGCATCAATCTAGCAAATATGAGCGAAGAACATCTACAATTACTACTGCAAAGTATCAGTGTTCAATATGGTAAAATTGGAGCATTTATTCATCTTCATCCGTGCTTTTCAACTACCAATCTTGCCTATTTAGAAACCGAAAAGGTAATTGTTAAACATATCTTTTTGATAGCTAAACACCTGAAACAATCACTGAATAATGCTGCCAATCTGGAAGGAAGAGTTAGTTTTTGCACAGTTGTTCATCTTGACGGTGCATTTGGTTTAGATCATACAGAAAACTTCGGAATTATTGGAGGAGGATTATTTGGATTGACCAAGAGTTTGAGATGGGAATGGCCAAAGGTATTTTTGAGAGCGATCGATTTAAGTCCTAAGTTAGAACCACACCAGTCAGCAGAATATATTGTAGCCGAATTATATGATTCTAACCGATATATTGGCGAGGTTGGTTATGGTTCTAAAGGAAGAGTGACTCTTGTAGCAACAGCTGATTAG
- a CDS encoding SDR family NAD(P)-dependent oxidoreductase — protein sequence MITTFQIPPSSVFVVSGGAKGITAQCTVKLAQSQIGNFGSLSNSGIFILLGRSEITPEPGYAHDCLEDSVLKKRIMENLISQGEKPTPMMVQKIFNQINSVREIKKTLAAIEQTGAKAEYINVDVTDGKVLQDKLRDVCQKFGKITGVIHGAGNLADKLIEKKTPDDFEKVYNAKVQGLQNILNCCDPYHLKHLVLFSSVSGFYGNIGQSDYAIANEILNKSAHQFKKHYPQTHVVAINWGGWDSGMVTPQLKKAFTERGIDIIPVETGTQMLVNELHPAFENQSQVVIGSPMNLPPTPLDSELKSYRIYRRMTLEQNPFLYDHTIAGVQVLPATCAMSWMVHACEEIYPGYRYLHCREFKVLKGISFNSTLGSDYILEIQEISKVDGELIEFQTKILSKNPQGKTHFHFSAIVTVVGKIPKAPIYESLNLTEDNIITTRGKQFYQNGDSSLFHGPAFQEITRVLNVNPQKITVECCWQAISETDQGQFPVKWHNPYTTDISTQSLWIWLNHFHQQVCLPGQLTYWEQFLTIPCNSPFYVSCEVENKTDTGVTANFILHSQSGEIYSRILGAKAVIWPMKMLSKK from the coding sequence ATGATAACAACTTTTCAAATTCCTCCATCATCGGTGTTTGTGGTTAGTGGTGGAGCTAAGGGAATTACTGCCCAGTGTACGGTTAAATTGGCACAAAGTCAAATTGGTAATTTCGGTAGTTTGAGTAACTCTGGCATTTTTATTCTTTTAGGTCGTTCAGAAATTACTCCAGAACCTGGTTACGCTCATGATTGCTTGGAAGACTCCGTATTAAAAAAACGCATCATGGAAAATTTAATCTCCCAAGGTGAAAAACCCACACCCATGATGGTACAGAAAATATTCAATCAAATTAATTCTGTCCGGGAAATTAAAAAGACTTTAGCAGCAATCGAACAAACAGGAGCAAAAGCTGAATATATTAATGTTGATGTTACTGATGGGAAAGTCTTACAAGATAAACTCCGTGATGTTTGCCAAAAATTTGGTAAAATTACAGGTGTTATCCACGGAGCTGGAAATTTAGCAGATAAATTAATTGAAAAGAAAACCCCTGACGATTTTGAAAAAGTTTATAATGCCAAAGTCCAGGGTTTGCAAAACATACTTAACTGTTGTGATCCTTACCATTTAAAGCATTTAGTACTCTTCTCTTCTGTGAGTGGTTTTTATGGCAATATTGGTCAGAGTGATTATGCTATAGCTAATGAAATTCTGAATAAATCGGCTCATCAATTTAAAAAACATTATCCTCAAACTCATGTAGTTGCTATTAACTGGGGTGGTTGGGATAGTGGTATGGTAACACCACAATTAAAGAAGGCTTTTACCGAACGAGGAATTGATATTATTCCTGTGGAAACCGGTACTCAAATGCTGGTTAATGAGCTGCATCCGGCGTTTGAAAATCAATCCCAAGTTGTCATTGGTAGTCCGATGAACTTGCCTCCCACACCCCTGGATAGTGAATTGAAAAGCTACCGTATCTATCGCAGAATGACCTTGGAGCAAAATCCCTTTTTATATGATCATACTATTGCAGGTGTACAGGTATTACCAGCCACTTGTGCTATGTCTTGGATGGTTCATGCTTGTGAAGAAATTTATCCGGGATATCGCTACTTACATTGTCGGGAATTCAAGGTGCTAAAAGGTATCTCTTTCAACTCCACATTAGGATCAGATTACATTCTAGAAATTCAGGAAATCTCCAAAGTAGATGGTGAGTTAATTGAATTTCAAACCAAAATTTTGAGTAAAAATCCTCAAGGTAAAACCCATTTTCATTTCTCTGCTATTGTCACAGTGGTAGGGAAAATACCAAAAGCACCAATTTATGAGTCCCTGAATCTAACGGAGGACAATATTATCACTACTAGGGGCAAACAATTTTATCAAAATGGTGATTCTTCCTTGTTTCACGGTCCAGCATTCCAGGAAATTACTAGGGTTCTAAATGTAAACCCACAGAAAATCACTGTGGAGTGTTGTTGGCAAGCAATTTCCGAAACCGATCAGGGGCAATTTCCGGTCAAATGGCATAATCCCTACACCACAGATATTAGTACCCAATCATTGTGGATTTGGTTAAATCATTTTCATCAGCAGGTCTGTCTACCAGGACAGTTGACTTATTGGGAACAATTTCTAACTATTCCTTGTAATTCACCATTTTATGTTTCCTGTGAAGTGGAAAATAAAACTGATACAGGGGTAACAGCCAACTTTATTTTGCATAGTCAATCAGGAGAAATCTACTCCCGAATTTTGGGGGCAAAAGCGGTTATTTGGCCTATGAAAATGTTGAGCAAGAAGTAA
- a CDS encoding beta-ketoacyl [acyl carrier protein] synthase domain-containing protein codes for MEKIAIIGLSCLFPDANNPEQFWHNLSQEKDVTANISIDELGVDPSIFYDPNKGTPEKFYFLKGGFIRNLDFNPYEYNLPGEFIESLDDTFKWSLYAAKQAIIHSGYWGNQSALSECGVILGTLALPTKASNQLFTPIYHQTIEPAIQELLQEKHFHLGGKLTLSKTSPYNAMVSGLPAGMVSRAFNLSEIHCCIDAACSSSFYAIKLASYYLQSGKADLMLAGAISASDPLFVRMLFSGLQAYPENGSSFPLDKTSRGLITSEGIGMVMLKRYDKAVRDGDKILATICGNGLSNDGKGKHLLSPNLQGQNTAYQRAYQEAKLDPQEIQYLECHATGTPLGDTTESKSIQGFFGGKNSQLLVGSTKNNVGHLLVAAGMVGMTKTILGMSHNLIPATINVSEPIGCENSVVSPQNIVTTTRPWPAKKTKYAALSAFGFGGTNSHLILEQGEVNK; via the coding sequence GTGGAAAAAATAGCCATTATTGGATTATCATGCCTCTTTCCGGATGCGAATAATCCTGAGCAATTCTGGCATAATCTCAGCCAAGAAAAAGACGTAACTGCCAATATTAGTATTGATGAATTGGGAGTAGATCCCTCAATATTTTATGATCCTAATAAAGGCACACCGGAGAAATTCTACTTTTTAAAAGGTGGATTTATCCGCAATTTAGATTTTAATCCCTATGAGTATAATCTACCTGGGGAATTTATTGAAAGTCTAGATGATACTTTCAAATGGTCACTGTATGCAGCTAAACAGGCAATTATTCATAGTGGCTATTGGGGAAATCAATCTGCTCTGTCGGAATGTGGGGTAATTTTAGGAACTCTAGCTTTACCTACTAAAGCATCTAATCAATTGTTTACCCCCATTTATCATCAAACAATTGAACCCGCAATTCAAGAACTTTTACAGGAGAAACACTTCCATCTAGGTGGTAAATTAACCCTATCTAAAACATCACCATATAATGCTATGGTTTCTGGGTTACCTGCTGGTATGGTTTCCCGTGCTTTCAATCTTTCTGAAATTCATTGCTGTATAGATGCAGCCTGTTCATCATCATTTTATGCCATCAAATTAGCATCCTATTATCTACAATCTGGTAAAGCAGATTTAATGTTAGCTGGTGCTATTAGTGCTTCCGATCCTCTATTTGTCAGAATGTTATTTTCTGGTCTACAAGCATACCCAGAAAATGGTAGTAGTTTTCCTCTTGATAAAACATCACGGGGCTTAATTACCTCTGAAGGTATCGGTATGGTAATGCTCAAAAGATATGACAAAGCTGTCAGAGATGGAGATAAAATTCTGGCTACAATTTGTGGTAATGGTTTATCTAATGATGGTAAGGGTAAACATCTTTTAAGCCCTAATCTCCAAGGACAAAATACTGCTTATCAAAGAGCATATCAAGAAGCAAAACTTGACCCACAAGAAATTCAATATCTGGAGTGTCATGCCACGGGTACTCCTTTGGGAGATACTACTGAATCTAAATCTATTCAAGGCTTTTTTGGGGGGAAAAATTCCCAGCTATTAGTAGGATCTACTAAAAATAATGTTGGTCATTTATTGGTCGCAGCTGGCATGGTGGGAATGACTAAAACTATTTTAGGAATGTCCCATAACCTAATTCCAGCAACTATTAATGTCAGCGAACCTATAGGTTGTGAAAATAGTGTGGTATCGCCACAGAACATTGTCACAACAACTAGACCTTGGCCAGCTAAAAAAACTAAATACGCAGCTTTGAGTGCATTTGGATTTGGTGGAACTAACTCTCATTTAATTCTTGAACAAGGGGAAGTAAACAAATGA